The following proteins are encoded in a genomic region of Stutzerimonas balearica DSM 6083:
- the erpA gene encoding iron-sulfur cluster insertion protein ErpA, translating to MSVESFTPMAIQFTQGAASKVKNLVEEEGNPRLKLRVFVTGGGCSGFQYGFTFDEDVADDDTIIEREGVSLVVDAMSYQYLAGAEVDYQEGLEGSRFIIKNPNATTTCGCGQSFSI from the coding sequence ATGAGTGTCGAATCCTTCACGCCCATGGCTATCCAGTTCACTCAGGGGGCTGCGAGCAAAGTGAAGAATCTGGTCGAGGAAGAGGGTAATCCCCGGCTCAAATTGCGGGTGTTCGTGACGGGTGGCGGCTGTTCCGGTTTCCAGTACGGCTTCACCTTCGATGAGGACGTCGCCGACGATGACACTATCATCGAGCGAGAGGGTGTCAGCCTTGTGGTCGATGCGATGAGCTACCAGTACCTCGCCGGTGCGGAAGTCGACTATCAGGAAGGCCTGGAGGGTTCGCGGTTCATCATCAAGAATCCGAACGCCACCACTACCTGCGGTTGCGGTCAGTCGTTCTCTATCTGA
- a CDS encoding AAA family ATPase produces MRNDIHDLSLVLESRVRLVVIESWDEPRVLELLTGLAIKRGTGLCVWSVTEGLRRLGFDGEPLGDEDSTAPEVALKRLRRAPQAGLYAFCDLHPFLDDPRIVRLIKEIALAQAVDAPTLVLVSHALKLPAEVQRLAAHFSLALPGDDDLLAIVREEAARWSERNQGLRVKTDNLTLQQVVKNLRGMGHGEARSLARTLICDDGAITQEDLPELNRAKFRLLDMDGVLGFEHETARFAEVGGLRTFKRWLGERQGAFLSGQGSDLPRGVLLVGVQGSGKSLAAKAVAGLWGLPLLRLDFGCLYNKYFGETERNLREALRLAEQMAPCVLWMDEVEKGLATGEMDGGVSQRVLGTLLTWMAERTAPVFMVATANAIDRLPPELLRKGRFDELFFVDLPDRQVRADIFRIHLARRELDSTAFDLEALAAASEGFSGAEIEQAVVSAVYAGQAQRQAVTQGMLLSCISATAPLSVVMAEEIAALRAWAAGRTVMAD; encoded by the coding sequence TTGCGCAATGACATTCACGATCTGAGCCTGGTGCTCGAGTCTCGCGTGCGGTTGGTGGTCATCGAGTCCTGGGACGAACCGCGGGTCTTGGAGCTGCTGACCGGGCTGGCGATCAAACGGGGCACCGGGCTGTGCGTCTGGTCGGTGACCGAAGGGCTGCGCCGCCTTGGGTTCGACGGTGAGCCGCTGGGCGACGAAGACAGTACGGCGCCGGAGGTGGCGTTGAAACGGCTGCGGAGAGCGCCCCAGGCCGGGCTCTATGCCTTTTGCGATCTGCACCCGTTCCTCGACGATCCACGCATCGTGCGCTTGATCAAGGAAATCGCGCTGGCCCAGGCGGTCGATGCGCCCACGCTTGTGCTGGTATCGCATGCGCTGAAGTTGCCGGCGGAGGTCCAGCGTCTGGCCGCGCATTTCTCCCTTGCGCTGCCGGGTGATGACGACCTGTTGGCGATCGTGCGCGAAGAGGCGGCGCGCTGGAGCGAGCGCAATCAGGGCCTGCGCGTGAAAACCGACAACCTCACCCTGCAGCAGGTAGTGAAGAACTTGCGCGGTATGGGGCACGGCGAGGCGCGTAGCCTGGCGCGCACTCTGATCTGCGATGACGGAGCGATCACCCAGGAAGACCTGCCGGAGCTCAACCGTGCGAAGTTTCGTCTGCTGGACATGGACGGCGTGCTGGGGTTCGAGCACGAAACCGCGCGGTTCGCCGAGGTTGGTGGTCTGCGCACCTTCAAGCGCTGGCTGGGCGAGCGGCAAGGGGCCTTTCTTTCCGGTCAGGGTTCGGACCTGCCGCGGGGTGTCCTGCTGGTCGGTGTGCAGGGAAGCGGCAAGAGCCTGGCCGCCAAGGCAGTTGCGGGGCTCTGGGGGCTGCCGTTGCTGCGCCTGGATTTTGGTTGCCTGTACAACAAGTATTTCGGCGAAACGGAACGCAACCTGCGTGAGGCGCTGCGTCTGGCCGAGCAGATGGCGCCTTGCGTACTGTGGATGGATGAGGTCGAGAAGGGGTTGGCTACCGGCGAGATGGATGGCGGGGTCAGCCAGCGCGTGCTGGGGACGCTCCTGACCTGGATGGCCGAGCGCACTGCGCCGGTGTTCATGGTGGCGACGGCCAACGCGATCGACCGTCTGCCCCCAGAGCTGCTGCGCAAGGGTCGTTTCGACGAGCTGTTTTTCGTCGACCTGCCTGATCGCCAGGTGCGCGCGGACATCTTTCGCATTCACCTGGCTCGGCGCGAGCTGGACAGCACGGCGTTCGACCTGGAGGCTCTGGCCGCGGCGAGCGAGGGGTTCTCCGGGGCGGAAATCGAACAGGCGGTCGTCAGTGCGGTTTATGCCGGGCAGGCGCAGCGCCAGGCTGTGACCCAGGGCATGCTGCTGAGCTGCATCAGTGCCACTGCGCCGTTGTCCGTGGTGATGGCCGAGGAGATCGCAGCCCTGCGCGCGTGGGCCGCGGGGCGTACGGTCATGGCCGACTAG
- the argC gene encoding N-acetyl-gamma-glutamyl-phosphate reductase, with translation MVKVGIVGGTGYTGVELLRLLAQHPQAEVAVITSRSEEGVKVADMFPNLRGHYDELAFSVPDAKTLGSCDVVFFATPHGVAHALAGELLAAGTRVIDLSADFRLRDADEWAKWYGQPHGAPELLESAVYGLPEVNREQIKGARLIAVPGCYPTATQLGFLPLLENGLADAAHLIADCKSGVSGAGRAAKIGSLFTEAGESMMAYSVKGHRHLPEITQGLRRAAGGDVGLTFVPHLTPMIRGIHATLYATVADRSADLQALYEQRYANEPFVDVMPAGSHPETRSVRGANLCRIAVHRPQGGDLVVVLSVIDNLVKGASGQAIQNMNILFGLDERLGLMAPALLP, from the coding sequence ATGGTCAAGGTCGGTATCGTCGGCGGGACGGGCTACACCGGTGTGGAGTTGTTGCGCCTACTGGCACAGCACCCGCAGGCAGAGGTGGCGGTCATTACCTCGCGTTCGGAAGAGGGCGTTAAGGTCGCAGACATGTTCCCCAACTTGCGCGGGCACTATGACGAGCTGGCCTTCAGTGTTCCCGACGCGAAGACGCTGGGCAGCTGCGACGTGGTGTTTTTCGCGACGCCACATGGCGTAGCGCATGCGCTGGCTGGCGAACTGCTAGCGGCGGGCACCCGGGTAATCGACCTCTCGGCAGACTTTCGTCTGCGGGATGCCGACGAGTGGGCCAAGTGGTACGGACAGCCGCACGGCGCGCCTGAATTGCTCGAGTCGGCCGTGTACGGGCTGCCGGAAGTGAATCGCGAGCAGATCAAGGGGGCTCGGCTGATTGCGGTGCCAGGTTGTTATCCGACCGCCACGCAACTGGGCTTCCTGCCATTGCTGGAGAACGGCCTGGCCGACGCTGCGCATTTGATTGCCGACTGCAAGTCGGGTGTCAGCGGTGCCGGGCGAGCCGCCAAGATCGGGTCGCTGTTCACCGAAGCGGGCGAGAGCATGATGGCCTATTCGGTCAAGGGGCATCGCCATTTGCCGGAGATCACCCAGGGGCTGCGGCGTGCCGCTGGCGGCGACGTCGGGCTGACCTTCGTGCCGCATCTGACGCCGATGATCCGGGGAATTCACGCGACGCTGTACGCGACCGTTGCGGATCGCTCGGCCGATCTGCAGGCGTTGTACGAACAGCGCTACGCAAACGAGCCGTTCGTCGATGTGATGCCAGCGGGCAGCCATCCGGAGACGCGAAGCGTGCGTGGGGCGAATCTGTGCCGGATAGCCGTGCACCGGCCGCAGGGTGGCGATCTGGTGGTGGTGCTCTCGGTGATCGACAACCTGGTCAAAGGGGCGTCGGGACAGGCGATCCAGAACATGAATATCCTCTTCGGGCTCGATGAGCGGTTGGGCCTTATGGCCCCGGCCCTGCTGCCGTGA
- a CDS encoding DUF805 domain-containing protein, protein MTQSTYRIVFSGQCASGTAPEDVKRNLATLFKTDEARFAAFFDGAERVLKKGLSADQAARYLAALQHAGALARREAEAPPPSLSLMTIEASTEAGPGRRMTCPKCQTEQPQAEQCSHCSIFIDKYLARQAALSQTAAAATSDSPYAPPRTQLDEPPAGFAELKVFSLKGRIGRLRYLAWSLVAMMALVALVLAIMPLFAWLAPAAIVLAVVIISAAAVVNVQIGVQRLHDMNLSGWLMLLHFVPVVGSLMPLVLAAVPGKAGINRFGAPPPPNGTAVKVLAALWLLVLIGAFFTGTQHG, encoded by the coding sequence ATGACCCAATCGACCTATCGGATCGTCTTTTCCGGCCAGTGCGCGTCGGGCACCGCCCCCGAGGATGTGAAACGCAATCTCGCGACGCTGTTCAAGACCGATGAAGCACGCTTCGCCGCGTTCTTCGACGGCGCCGAACGGGTATTGAAAAAAGGCCTGAGCGCCGACCAGGCGGCGCGTTACCTGGCCGCCCTGCAGCACGCCGGTGCCTTGGCGCGTCGCGAAGCGGAAGCGCCGCCGCCATCGCTCAGCCTTATGACCATCGAAGCGTCGACCGAAGCCGGTCCCGGCCGGCGCATGACCTGTCCGAAATGCCAGACCGAGCAGCCACAGGCCGAGCAGTGCTCGCACTGCTCGATCTTCATCGACAAGTATCTTGCCAGGCAGGCGGCGCTCTCCCAGACCGCTGCTGCCGCCACGTCAGACTCGCCCTATGCACCTCCTCGCACACAGCTGGACGAGCCCCCCGCTGGCTTTGCCGAGCTAAAGGTATTTTCGCTTAAGGGCCGTATCGGTCGCCTGCGCTACCTGGCCTGGTCGCTGGTCGCGATGATGGCGCTGGTCGCGCTAGTCCTGGCAATCATGCCGCTGTTCGCATGGCTGGCGCCCGCGGCGATCGTTCTGGCGGTTGTCATCATCAGCGCGGCGGCTGTGGTCAACGTCCAGATTGGCGTGCAGCGGCTGCACGACATGAATCTCTCCGGCTGGCTCATGCTGTTGCACTTCGTGCCGGTCGTCGGCAGCCTCATGCCGCTGGTGCTGGCAGCTGTACCGGGCAAAGCCGGCATCAACCGATTCGGCGCGCCGCCTCCACCTAACGGCACGGCAGTCAAGGTGCTGGCCGCCCTATGGTTGCTGGTATTGATTGGCGCCTTCTTCACGGGCACGCAGCACGGCTAG
- the hemJ gene encoding protoporphyrinogen oxidase HemJ gives MLYLWIKALHVIAIVCWFAGLFYLPRLFVYHAMSEDVPSRERFKVMERKLYRGIMVPSMIATLIFGIWMIVLNPALFATGGWLHAKLALVVLLIGYHHLCGAQLKRFARDENTRGHVFYRWFNEVPVLFLIAIVILVIVKPF, from the coding sequence ATGCTCTATCTGTGGATCAAGGCGCTGCATGTGATCGCCATCGTCTGCTGGTTTGCCGGCCTTTTCTACCTGCCGCGCCTGTTCGTGTACCACGCCATGAGTGAGGACGTGCCCAGCCGGGAGCGCTTCAAGGTGATGGAACGCAAGCTGTATCGGGGCATCATGGTGCCATCGATGATCGCCACCCTGATCTTCGGGATCTGGATGATCGTGCTCAACCCGGCGCTTTTCGCCACCGGCGGCTGGCTGCACGCCAAGCTGGCGCTGGTCGTATTGTTGATCGGCTATCACCACCTGTGTGGCGCGCAGCTCAAACGCTTTGCACGGGACGAGAACACCCGTGGCCATGTGTTCTATCGGTGGTTCAACGAGGTGCCGGTACTGTTTCTGATCGCGATCGTCATCCTGGTGATCGTCAAACCTTTCTGA
- a CDS encoding histidine triad nucleotide-binding protein produces MDCLFCKIVAGDIPARKLYEDDDVIAFHDIAPQAPVHFLVIPKKHIPTLHDLSEEDDKPLAGHILFTAQRLAEQLGCEDGFRVVMNCNDLGGQTVYHIHMHVLGQRQLHWPPG; encoded by the coding sequence ATGGATTGTCTGTTCTGCAAGATCGTGGCGGGCGACATACCTGCGCGCAAGCTCTACGAGGACGACGATGTGATCGCCTTCCATGACATCGCTCCTCAGGCCCCGGTCCACTTCCTGGTCATTCCGAAAAAGCACATCCCCACGCTGCATGACCTGAGCGAAGAGGACGACAAGCCGCTCGCCGGCCACATCCTCTTCACGGCACAGCGCCTGGCCGAGCAGCTTGGCTGCGAGGACGGCTTTCGCGTGGTGATGAACTGCAACGACCTCGGCGGCCAGACGGTCTACCACATCCACATGCATGTACTTGGTCAGCGCCAGCTGCACTGGCCACCGGGCTGA
- the coq7 gene encoding 2-polyprenyl-3-methyl-6-methoxy-1,4-benzoquinone monooxygenase, with protein MTSQRHYSPVDRLLMQADSALRTLLPFSGQPGRPSPAVIKPDAELSESEARHVAGLMRINHTGEVCAQALYQGQALTARLPRVRESMEKAADEEVDHLAWCEQRIRQLGSHTSVLNPLFYGLSFGIGASAGLISDRISLGFVAATEDQVCKHLDEHLQQLPTQDEKSRAILEQMREDEAKHSTSALDAGGLRFPAPVKFGMSLVAKVMTKTTYRI; from the coding sequence ATGACAAGCCAGCGTCATTATTCACCCGTCGATCGCCTGCTGATGCAGGCCGACTCAGCCCTGCGCACCCTGCTGCCGTTCAGCGGGCAGCCCGGCCGCCCCTCGCCCGCCGTGATCAAGCCGGACGCCGAACTGAGCGAAAGCGAAGCTCGCCACGTGGCCGGCCTCATGCGCATCAACCATACCGGCGAGGTCTGTGCCCAGGCGCTCTATCAGGGCCAGGCGCTGACTGCGCGCCTGCCGCGTGTGCGCGAATCGATGGAAAAGGCGGCCGACGAGGAGGTCGACCACCTGGCCTGGTGCGAACAGCGCATCCGCCAGCTCGGCAGCCATACCAGCGTGCTCAACCCCCTCTTCTATGGCCTGTCCTTCGGTATCGGCGCCTCCGCCGGCCTGATCAGCGACCGCATCAGCCTGGGGTTCGTTGCGGCGACGGAGGATCAGGTGTGCAAGCACCTCGACGAACATCTGCAGCAGCTGCCGACTCAAGACGAGAAGTCACGGGCTATCCTCGAGCAGATGCGCGAGGATGAAGCCAAGCACTCCACCTCGGCGCTCGACGCCGGAGGCTTGCGCTTCCCGGCGCCGGTCAAATTCGGCATGAGCCTGGTCGCCAAAGTGATGACCAAGACTACCTACCGGATCTGA